One genomic window of Bradyrhizobium sp. B124 includes the following:
- a CDS encoding transposase — MEAIEEPRRAHNRLCGRLRASEVAGLRIEDIDSARGVIQVVLAYLGRYTHRVAIANSRL, encoded by the coding sequence ATGGAAGCCATTGAAGAGCCGCGCCGCGCTCACAACCGCCTATGCGGCCGGCTCAGGGCCTCGGAGGTTGCGGGACTGCGGATCGAAGACATCGACAGCGCCCGCGGCGTCATCCAGGTGGTGTTGGCCTATCTCGGCCGCTACACCCATCGCGTCGCCATCGCCAACAGCCGGCTCTAG
- a CDS encoding nodulation protein NolW → MVHILKRVLCVGVFICLGIVRALGASLSLPSTPYSYTVLDQDLSAALQEFGNNLNIKVNVSTEVKGRIRGRMPDLPPREFLERLTNLYNLQWYYDGLVLYISAAHEAQSRLIVLTPISFNAFKTALDAFNISDERYIVRPAPGDGLVLTSGPPRFIALVDQTLKGLVAEAQARRDPAAAEKPPRESVLMLFRGSSSMVIRDGRPENHYSSEVPHQDGIVREAGTSQK, encoded by the coding sequence ATGGTGCACATTTTGAAGAGAGTTCTCTGTGTCGGGGTTTTCATTTGTCTTGGAATAGTGAGGGCGCTTGGCGCATCCCTATCCCTGCCGTCGACCCCTTATAGCTATACGGTTCTGGATCAGGACCTTTCTGCCGCGCTGCAGGAGTTCGGCAACAATCTCAATATCAAGGTCAATGTCAGCACTGAGGTAAAGGGCCGGATTCGCGGGCGAATGCCCGACCTGCCACCACGGGAGTTCCTCGAGCGTTTGACCAACCTGTACAATCTTCAATGGTATTACGACGGGCTCGTGCTTTACATATCCGCTGCCCATGAGGCGCAAAGCCGGCTCATTGTGTTGACCCCGATCAGCTTCAACGCGTTCAAGACCGCGCTCGATGCGTTCAACATCTCCGATGAGCGCTATATCGTGCGGCCGGCCCCGGGAGATGGCCTCGTGCTGACTTCGGGCCCGCCACGCTTCATCGCGCTGGTGGACCAAACGCTCAAGGGCCTTGTGGCGGAGGCGCAGGCGCGGCGAGATCCCGCCGCTGCCGAAAAGCCGCCGCGGGAGTCGGTTTTGATGTTGTTTCGCGGCTCCTCGAGCATGGTCATTCGCGACGGACGACCGGAAAACCATTATTCTTCCGAAGTGCCGCATCAGGACGGCATCGTGCGCGAAGCTGGAACAAGCCAGAAGTGA
- a CDS encoding EscU/YscU/HrcU family type III secretion system export apparatus switch protein: protein MSGTSEEKKLPPTAKKLRDARKKGQTARSSDLVSGVSACAGFGCLWWRAEAIEDKWQETIRLIDKLQEQPFNSAVSQALNGLLELSIASVGPLLACSVAAALLANVLANGGFMFALEPLKPKLEKLDPIKGLKRIASKRSFIELGKTLVKVVLLGACFFITVTASWKALVYLPVCGMGCLGFVFSEVKLLTGIAGGAFLVGGLADLLIQRWLFMQDMRMTETEAKRENKEQQGSPQVKREHRRLRQESANEAPLGVHRATLILRGPAAFVGLRYVRGETGVPVLVCRGEGEAASRLLHEARALRLSIVDDDVLARQLLGKARLGNPVPSQYFESVAKALYAAGLV from the coding sequence ATGAGCGGTACGAGCGAGGAGAAAAAGCTTCCTCCGACTGCCAAGAAGCTACGCGATGCGCGCAAGAAAGGGCAGACCGCGCGCAGCTCCGATTTGGTGAGCGGGGTGAGCGCATGCGCCGGTTTCGGCTGTCTGTGGTGGAGAGCGGAGGCGATCGAAGACAAGTGGCAGGAAACGATCCGACTGATCGACAAACTGCAGGAGCAGCCCTTCAATAGCGCCGTTTCGCAAGCGCTCAACGGCTTGCTGGAACTTTCGATTGCATCGGTCGGACCATTGCTCGCGTGCAGCGTGGCAGCAGCCCTTCTGGCGAATGTTCTGGCCAATGGTGGCTTCATGTTTGCCTTAGAGCCGCTCAAACCGAAGCTTGAGAAACTGGATCCCATCAAAGGCTTGAAGCGGATCGCATCGAAACGTTCGTTCATCGAGCTTGGCAAGACGCTGGTGAAGGTGGTGCTCCTCGGGGCGTGTTTTTTCATCACCGTTACCGCGAGCTGGAAAGCGCTGGTGTACTTGCCGGTCTGCGGCATGGGCTGCCTCGGATTCGTCTTCAGCGAGGTCAAACTGCTGACCGGGATTGCCGGGGGGGCCTTTCTGGTCGGCGGATTGGCTGACCTTCTGATCCAGCGCTGGTTGTTTATGCAGGACATGCGCATGACGGAAACCGAGGCTAAGCGCGAGAACAAGGAACAGCAAGGCAGTCCGCAGGTGAAGCGTGAACACCGGCGTCTGCGGCAGGAGTCCGCGAACGAGGCTCCGCTCGGCGTTCATCGCGCCACATTGATACTGAGGGGACCCGCAGCTTTCGTTGGGCTGCGCTATGTTCGCGGCGAAACCGGCGTGCCGGTCTTGGTCTGCCGTGGCGAAGGCGAGGCTGCTTCACGGCTGCTTCATGAGGCGCGCGCGCTCCGCCTCAGTATTGTGGATGACGACGTCTTGGCGCGCCAGCTCCTGGGCAAAGCAAGGCTCGGCAATCCGGTTCCTTCGCAGTACTTCGAGTCGGTTGCAAAAGCGCTCTATGCCGCCGGGCTGGTCTAG
- the sctT gene encoding type III secretion system export apparatus subunit SctT, which yields MAGLSPTDAQALVKSAIELVAATGLSAARALGIMLVLPVFTRPRISGLIRGSLTIVIGLPCLAQVKLGLQALDPNTRLVSVTMLGLKEVFVGLLLGILLSIPLWSIQAVGDIIDTQRGISSQVAAEDPATHSQASGTGLFLGITAVTIFVLAGGLQTMVRSLYGSYRIWPVYQFLPAVTAQGAMECLTLLDHIMRTTLLVAGPVLALLLLIDVSVMMLGRFASQLKLNDLSPTIKNVAFGLIMVSYTVYLLEYAGTEILTSNNVLEYLKKLLK from the coding sequence ATGGCCGGCCTGTCCCCCACAGATGCGCAAGCTCTCGTCAAGAGCGCGATCGAACTCGTCGCCGCAACCGGTCTGAGTGCGGCCCGCGCCTTAGGCATCATGCTGGTGCTTCCCGTCTTTACCCGGCCGCGTATCAGCGGCCTGATCCGGGGAAGCCTGACGATTGTGATCGGCCTGCCGTGTCTGGCGCAGGTCAAGCTCGGCCTGCAGGCGCTGGATCCGAACACGCGTCTCGTCAGCGTCACCATGCTCGGTCTGAAGGAGGTGTTCGTCGGTCTTCTGCTCGGCATCCTGCTCAGTATCCCCCTATGGAGTATCCAGGCGGTCGGCGACATCATCGACACCCAGCGAGGAATTTCGAGCCAGGTCGCGGCGGAGGATCCTGCGACGCACAGCCAAGCGTCGGGGACCGGGCTTTTTCTTGGCATTACTGCTGTCACGATCTTCGTTCTGGCCGGCGGCCTCCAGACCATGGTGAGAAGCCTTTATGGCAGCTATCGGATCTGGCCCGTGTATCAGTTCCTGCCTGCGGTGACGGCGCAAGGGGCAATGGAATGTCTAACCCTTCTCGATCATATCATGCGAACGACGCTGCTGGTCGCCGGGCCGGTGCTGGCGTTGCTACTGCTGATCGACGTCTCGGTCATGATGCTCGGCCGCTTTGCATCGCAGCTCAAGCTGAACGATCTCTCCCCGACGATCAAGAATGTCGCCTTCGGGCTCATCATGGTCAGCTACACCGTCTATCTCCTTGAATACGCGGGAACTGAAATCCTCACGTCGAACAACGTGCTCGAGTATCTGAAGAAGCTCTTGAAATGA
- a CDS encoding nodulation protein NolU yields MPSTKPNRSFTLPADRLRELAASIHPSRFAARLDPLLSPPTLLRLQQSSRLQPRLAELLLGNDVDVSGANWNDDLLRWHDPRRAALLAGGIWHARSVLKLVSRHDLSILVEMIGAEAHAFGIRHLSSAVATTPIADPEQLSRQIEHDGHGCLGAWLEDAPALERTRVLLRLPVGTAADNPAAEYRSAAGPLLSLVIAHLGTEVARG; encoded by the coding sequence ATGCCATCCACCAAACCCAACCGTTCGTTCACGCTGCCTGCCGATCGGCTGCGCGAGCTTGCTGCCTCGATCCATCCGAGCCGCTTCGCTGCGCGCCTCGATCCCCTGCTGTCGCCTCCAACATTGCTGCGGCTGCAGCAGAGCTCCAGACTGCAGCCAAGACTGGCCGAGCTGCTGCTTGGCAACGACGTGGATGTGAGCGGAGCCAACTGGAATGATGACCTTCTGCGCTGGCATGATCCGCGTCGGGCTGCCCTGCTCGCGGGCGGTATCTGGCATGCACGCTCGGTCCTGAAGCTGGTTTCAAGGCACGATCTATCGATCTTGGTCGAAATGATCGGTGCTGAAGCGCATGCTTTCGGGATCCGACATTTATCCAGCGCGGTCGCAACGACGCCGATTGCCGATCCGGAGCAACTGTCGCGACAGATTGAACATGATGGACATGGCTGTCTCGGCGCTTGGCTCGAAGACGCTCCAGCGCTCGAGCGTACCCGCGTGCTTCTGCGGTTGCCCGTTGGGACCGCTGCAGACAATCCGGCGGCCGAATACCGTAGTGCCGCAGGCCCACTGCTTTCCTTGGTCATCGCCCATTTGGGGACGGAGGTTGCCAGGGGATGA
- a CDS encoding CpaD family pilus assembly lipoprotein: MTLRHLCHLIAVAATLGGCANSASIHSGPAEQTIEVEQKSSVLFLPNLRGSERHRLRSFIASASGGRRDALHVDVTGSPRLIAQVAHEARAMGVAPYNIRLSASPLDLPARFGVRIEAITYEAHPPVCPSISIVGPAANDNSFDPTLGCSTRNNLAVMVNDPLDLLDNRSVITSSGDRAATPVANYGTLAPRNKSNGDDGSSSRAAPEAPAGATRDVQPVW; the protein is encoded by the coding sequence ATGACCTTGCGACATTTGTGCCATTTGATCGCTGTTGCGGCAACATTAGGCGGATGTGCAAACAGTGCTTCGATCCATTCCGGGCCGGCTGAACAAACGATCGAGGTGGAGCAGAAGAGCAGTGTCTTGTTCTTGCCGAACCTTCGTGGCTCCGAAAGGCATCGGCTGCGGAGTTTCATTGCGAGTGCCAGTGGCGGCCGGCGGGATGCGCTACATGTGGATGTCACTGGCTCACCCCGCCTTATCGCACAGGTGGCCCACGAGGCCCGTGCCATGGGCGTTGCCCCCTATAACATCCGTCTGTCCGCCTCCCCCCTCGATCTGCCCGCCCGTTTCGGGGTGAGGATCGAGGCGATCACCTATGAAGCCCATCCTCCTGTCTGTCCGTCGATTTCCATCGTCGGGCCCGCAGCAAACGATAATTCGTTCGACCCGACGCTTGGCTGCTCGACCCGAAACAATCTGGCTGTCATGGTCAACGATCCGCTCGACTTGCTGGACAATCGATCTGTCATAACAAGTAGTGGCGATCGTGCCGCCACCCCGGTTGCCAATTACGGGACCCTTGCCCCGCGCAACAAGAGCAACGGAGACGATGGATCGAGCAGCAGGGCAGCGCCGGAAGCCCCCGCGGGGGCAACGAGGGACGTGCAGCCGGTTTGGTGA
- the sctL gene encoding type III secretion system stator protein SctL codes for MTSDVPALPVAPQIRPLGPLIPAAELEIWHDAVYARAAAERHLQRVRHWGRKAYERERTRGHAEGVRTGAEEMARLIAQAAGELAQRKAVLEQELPQLIIEIVSDLLGAFDPGEMLVRGVRHAIEQRYNNTEVCLHVSPLKADLLASQFAAYDGRDCRPRVRIEPDPALTVDQCVLWSEFGNVDLGLAAQLRALRLGLGLSSQEGEP; via the coding sequence ATGACCTCCGATGTTCCAGCATTGCCTGTGGCCCCGCAAATTCGCCCGCTCGGACCCCTGATTCCGGCGGCCGAGCTCGAGATCTGGCATGATGCCGTATACGCGCGGGCCGCTGCCGAGCGGCATCTGCAACGCGTACGTCACTGGGGGCGCAAAGCTTACGAGCGAGAACGGACGCGAGGCCATGCCGAGGGCGTAAGGACGGGCGCGGAGGAAATGGCGCGGCTGATTGCGCAGGCTGCTGGTGAACTGGCGCAGCGAAAGGCGGTTCTGGAGCAGGAATTGCCGCAACTGATTATTGAGATCGTGAGCGATTTGCTGGGCGCCTTTGATCCCGGCGAGATGCTGGTGCGGGGTGTCCGTCATGCCATCGAGCAAAGGTATAACAACACGGAAGTTTGCCTTCACGTATCCCCTCTGAAAGCCGATCTGCTGGCCAGTCAGTTCGCGGCCTACGATGGACGGGACTGTCGGCCCAGGGTTAGGATTGAGCCGGATCCTGCACTGACGGTGGACCAGTGCGTTTTGTGGAGCGAGTTTGGCAATGTCGACCTTGGACTTGCCGCGCAGCTCCGCGCGCTTCGTCTCGGCCTTGGTTTGTCTTCGCAGGAAGGCGAGCCGTGA
- a CDS encoding nodulation protein NolB: protein MTQSAASFVRFSSARQSTILIRSSANNAWSHHASTMNPSMMVGATPISPNSVDCLSNACSLAAPGEQAHFERSLAQAASNQAAASSVADRVAVVPPLSEIQRANALAIPPGDRVLQALSSMYHNHSVPPAACSAPSAPNGAQPGPAAQSLLQVDDVGAHAAVKPVGAEFDSMMVNLRDVYRDVIQVSLVSKSTSAVSSSLNKLLSAG, encoded by the coding sequence ATGACGCAATCAGCGGCATCTTTCGTCAGGTTTTCGTCAGCTCGCCAATCTACGATCCTGATCCGTTCATCGGCCAACAACGCCTGGTCTCATCACGCGAGCACAATGAACCCTTCTATGATGGTAGGCGCAACGCCGATCTCTCCTAACTCAGTCGACTGTCTTTCCAATGCCTGCTCGCTGGCGGCTCCTGGGGAGCAGGCGCACTTTGAGCGGTCCCTTGCGCAAGCGGCTTCCAATCAGGCCGCGGCCTCCTCAGTTGCAGACAGAGTGGCGGTCGTTCCTCCGTTATCGGAGATTCAGCGCGCGAACGCGCTGGCGATTCCGCCGGGCGATCGCGTCCTTCAAGCCCTTTCCAGCATGTACCACAACCATTCCGTTCCTCCGGCTGCCTGCAGCGCGCCATCTGCTCCGAATGGCGCGCAACCTGGACCTGCTGCGCAGTCGCTTTTGCAGGTGGACGACGTCGGCGCACATGCGGCGGTTAAACCGGTAGGAGCGGAGTTTGATTCAATGATGGTGAACCTGCGGGATGTCTACAGAGACGTCATTCAGGTGTCCCTCGTCTCCAAGAGCACTAGCGCCGTCAGCTCGTCATTGAACAAGCTGCTATCGGCGGGCTGA
- the sctJ gene encoding type III secretion inner membrane ring lipoprotein SctJ, with protein sequence MIDVVLRSSSGGRQSWRRLRICLALPLLLPLIGCKADLYTKIQEREANEMLALLLGKGVDAVRVVAKDGTSTIQVEEKQLAYSIDLLNVEGLPRQSFKNLGEVFKGSGLVASPIEERARYVYALSEELSRTISDIDGVLSARVHVVLPKNDLLRQDATPSSASVFIRHGTNAKLAALLPQIKMLVANSIEGLSYDKVAVVFVSVEHAPLEQARAASLAQPAKSASTPLFALGVGGAGVAFGIVSYVLLGARIRQFGQSSRKLTMFGGRSNAPAVHAAGKKLISDAT encoded by the coding sequence ATGATTGATGTGGTGCTGAGGAGTAGCAGTGGCGGCCGTCAATCGTGGCGGCGGCTTCGCATTTGTCTTGCCCTACCACTTCTTCTTCCGTTGATCGGCTGCAAGGCTGATCTCTACACCAAGATTCAGGAGCGTGAGGCCAATGAGATGCTTGCGCTTCTGCTTGGCAAGGGTGTGGATGCCGTCCGTGTTGTTGCCAAGGACGGAACCAGCACAATCCAGGTCGAGGAAAAGCAGCTCGCGTATTCCATTGACTTGCTGAATGTCGAGGGGCTGCCACGTCAATCTTTCAAGAATCTTGGCGAGGTGTTCAAAGGATCGGGCCTGGTTGCCTCACCGATCGAAGAGCGCGCCCGTTACGTTTATGCGTTAAGTGAAGAATTGTCGCGCACGATTAGCGATATCGATGGCGTCCTTTCAGCGCGTGTCCACGTTGTCCTGCCGAAGAACGATTTGTTGCGGCAAGATGCGACCCCATCCTCGGCATCGGTCTTCATTCGACATGGCACCAACGCAAAGCTCGCGGCACTGTTACCGCAGATCAAGATGCTCGTCGCCAACAGCATCGAAGGGCTGTCCTACGACAAGGTGGCGGTCGTCTTCGTGTCGGTTGAGCATGCTCCACTTGAGCAGGCGCGGGCAGCCAGTTTGGCTCAACCAGCAAAGTCAGCTTCAACACCGTTGTTTGCGCTCGGGGTGGGGGGCGCCGGCGTCGCATTCGGCATCGTATCTTACGTCTTGCTGGGCGCGCGTATTCGTCAGTTCGGACAATCATCGCGTAAACTGACCATGTTTGGCGGGCGTTCGAACGCGCCGGCGGTCCATGCCGCCGGCAAAAAGTTGATTTCCGATGCGACATAG
- a CDS encoding flagellar biosynthetic protein FliQ: MNEASILTHLSQSLVLFMIWVLPPLVAALVSGLIIGLVQAATQLQDQTLPLTVKLLVVVAVLAGFSPVLSAPLIEQAERIFSEFPVLTARY; encoded by the coding sequence ATGAACGAAGCCAGCATCCTCACGCACCTGAGCCAATCGCTCGTCCTTTTCATGATCTGGGTTTTGCCACCGCTCGTCGCAGCTCTGGTCTCCGGATTGATCATCGGCCTCGTCCAGGCGGCAACCCAGCTGCAGGATCAAACCCTGCCCCTGACGGTGAAGCTTCTGGTCGTCGTCGCCGTGCTCGCTGGGTTTTCTCCGGTGCTCAGTGCCCCCCTCATCGAACAGGCCGAGCGCATCTTCAGCGAGTTTCCCGTGCTCACGGCGAGATACTAG
- the sctN gene encoding type III secretion system ATPase SctN codes for MTTQRPIHDAAAGEGAVHVALSSLRSSAKQIDTRAVRGRITRAIGTLLHAVLPEARVGELCLLQDPRSGWSLEAEVIGLLPDGVLLTPIGDMVGLSNRAEVVTTGRMQEVPVGPDLLGRVIDSFGRPLDGRGPIKTGEARPLRGKAPNPMKRRGIELPFPLGVRVLDGLLTCGEGQRIGIYGDAGCGKSTLMAQIVKGAAADVTIVALIGERGREVREFIERHLGEALCRSVVVVETSDRSAMERAQCAHMATALAEYFRDQGLRVVLMMDSLTRFSRAMREIGLAAGEPPTRRGFPPSVFALLPGLLERAGMGEHGSITAFYTVLVEGDGAGDPIAEESRGILDGHIILSRALASREHFPAIDVLSSRSRVMDAIVSVPHRKAASFFRDLLSRYAEAEFLIKVGEYKQGSDLLTDRAIASIEELRAFLRQGQEEACSFEETVAWMSRLTA; via the coding sequence GTGACCACGCAACGACCAATCCATGATGCTGCGGCAGGGGAAGGGGCTGTCCACGTTGCACTCTCATCCTTAAGATCTTCCGCAAAGCAAATCGACACGCGCGCCGTCCGCGGTCGGATCACGCGGGCGATCGGCACGCTGCTCCATGCCGTCTTGCCGGAGGCCCGTGTCGGGGAACTGTGCCTCTTGCAAGATCCCCGGAGCGGATGGTCGCTCGAGGCCGAAGTGATCGGTCTATTGCCGGACGGGGTGTTGCTCACGCCGATCGGTGACATGGTCGGCTTGTCCAACCGTGCGGAAGTGGTCACGACCGGGCGAATGCAAGAAGTGCCAGTCGGCCCCGATTTGCTCGGTCGCGTGATCGACAGTTTCGGCCGCCCACTCGATGGTAGGGGCCCAATAAAAACTGGTGAAGCTCGCCCGCTGCGCGGCAAGGCTCCCAATCCCATGAAACGACGCGGCATCGAACTGCCCTTTCCGCTCGGCGTTCGTGTCCTGGATGGGCTTTTGACATGTGGGGAAGGCCAGCGGATCGGAATCTATGGTGACGCTGGTTGTGGCAAGTCGACGCTGATGGCGCAGATCGTCAAAGGTGCGGCCGCCGATGTCACTATCGTCGCGCTGATCGGCGAACGCGGCCGAGAGGTGCGTGAATTCATCGAACGTCATCTTGGCGAGGCCCTGTGCCGTTCAGTCGTCGTCGTTGAGACCTCGGACCGTTCGGCCATGGAGCGGGCGCAATGCGCTCATATGGCGACGGCATTGGCCGAATATTTTCGTGATCAAGGACTGCGCGTCGTTCTGATGATGGATTCATTGACGCGCTTTAGCCGCGCCATGCGTGAAATTGGCCTTGCCGCAGGAGAGCCTCCGACCCGGCGCGGCTTTCCGCCTTCCGTCTTTGCGCTGTTGCCGGGCCTGTTGGAGCGTGCTGGCATGGGCGAGCATGGCTCAATCACGGCATTCTATACCGTGCTTGTCGAAGGCGACGGCGCGGGCGATCCAATCGCCGAAGAATCACGCGGCATTCTTGACGGCCATATCATTCTCTCACGCGCGCTCGCCTCGCGAGAGCATTTTCCGGCTATCGATGTGCTGTCGAGCCGAAGCCGCGTCATGGATGCAATCGTGTCTGTGCCGCATCGCAAGGCGGCATCCTTCTTCCGTGATCTGCTCTCGCGCTACGCTGAGGCCGAGTTTTTGATCAAGGTCGGCGAATATAAGCAAGGCTCTGATCTGTTGACGGACCGGGCGATCGCCTCGATCGAGGAGTTGCGGGCATTTTTGCGCCAGGGGCAGGAGGAGGCATGCAGCTTTGAGGAGACGGTCGCATGGATGTCGCGTCTAACCGCCTGA
- the sctR gene encoding type III secretion system export apparatus subunit SctR, with protein sequence MTEIQPSILALLAVTVGLGLLAFAVVTTTAFIKVSVVLFLVRNALGTQSIPPNIVLYGAALILTVFVSAPVFEQTYNRLTDPQLRYQTFDDWLTAAKEGQEPLREHLKRFTNEEQRRFFLSSTEHVWSEEMRDSATADDFVILVPSFLISELKRGFEIGFLLYLPFITIDLIVTTILMAMGMSMVSPTVISVPFKLFLFVTIDGWSRLMHGLVLSYATPAG encoded by the coding sequence ATGACTGAGATTCAACCCAGCATCCTCGCGCTCCTGGCCGTGACGGTCGGCCTCGGCCTGCTGGCATTCGCCGTGGTCACAACCACCGCCTTCATAAAGGTCTCCGTTGTTCTGTTCCTGGTGCGCAACGCGCTCGGGACCCAATCGATACCGCCGAACATCGTCCTGTATGGCGCGGCATTGATCCTGACCGTCTTCGTCAGCGCGCCGGTCTTTGAGCAGACCTACAACCGCCTGACCGATCCTCAACTTCGCTACCAAACCTTCGATGACTGGTTGACCGCCGCCAAGGAGGGGCAGGAGCCGCTGCGCGAACATCTGAAGAGGTTCACCAATGAAGAGCAGCGCCGGTTTTTCCTGTCCTCGACCGAACATGTCTGGTCGGAGGAGATGCGCGACAGCGCCACGGCTGATGATTTTGTGATTCTTGTGCCGTCTTTCCTGATCTCGGAACTCAAGCGTGGCTTCGAAATCGGCTTTCTTCTCTATCTTCCCTTTATCACGATCGACCTGATCGTAACGACGATTTTGATGGCCATGGGCATGTCGATGGTGTCCCCGACGGTGATATCCGTCCCCTTCAAGCTCTTTCTGTTCGTCACCATCGATGGCTGGTCACGTCTCATGCACGGGCTAGTATTGAGCTACGCGACTCCGGCGGGTTGA
- a CDS encoding effector protein NopP yields MDDRVNNTSHVPSYDEYHYASSPEHRNADDFADAFRRMGLQDSGASSSSQPSYYLNSRPPVIEIDRAEFRERVRSFHGEEIDRIANNPQEYSEFVSERANRTADTARSFAIRRDSDAARYYSYQLGNTSVGLQRTEAGFPMATEFTSQRWRELFPGRTDVTSIVDFQVAHPLVGNAGDILLEHQLRRDGERPLVNWRPANDEARARAEQLGFVHVDPDDMVLDPTQSSQWRYRDGEWQRATNSSMYLSKAASDDEPSSESDSDGDFM; encoded by the coding sequence ATGGACGATCGAGTTAACAATACGTCGCATGTTCCATCCTACGATGAGTATCATTACGCTAGCTCCCCGGAGCACAGGAATGCCGACGATTTTGCGGACGCGTTCCGTAGAATGGGATTGCAGGACTCGGGTGCCAGCTCATCCTCGCAGCCGAGTTATTACCTCAACTCAAGACCTCCCGTTATTGAGATCGACCGGGCCGAATTCCGGGAACGGGTGAGGAGCTTTCATGGTGAAGAAATCGATCGTATCGCCAACAATCCGCAGGAATACTCAGAATTTGTATCCGAAAGAGCTAATCGCACCGCGGATACCGCCAGAAGTTTCGCGATCCGAAGGGATTCCGATGCCGCGCGATATTACAGCTACCAACTAGGAAATACGAGCGTCGGCCTCCAAAGAACGGAAGCCGGATTTCCTATGGCGACTGAGTTCACCAGCCAGCGGTGGCGAGAACTGTTTCCCGGACGGACTGATGTCACATCAATCGTGGATTTTCAGGTTGCACATCCGCTCGTCGGTAACGCCGGCGATATTCTGCTCGAGCACCAACTACGGCGAGACGGCGAACGGCCGCTAGTGAACTGGCGTCCTGCCAATGACGAAGCGAGAGCCCGTGCAGAACAACTGGGCTTCGTTCATGTGGATCCCGATGATATGGTACTTGATCCCACCCAGTCCAGCCAGTGGAGATATAGGGATGGTGAATGGCAGCGCGCAACCAATTCTTCGATGTATCTCTCCAAAGCGGCGAGCGATGATGAACCTTCATCAGAGTCCGACTCGGATGGAGACTTCATGTGA
- the sctQ gene encoding type III secretion system cytoplasmic ring protein SctQ codes for MKATPATQLPGGPAPFSPALTLSHAVVSWLNEIASFRVPLQNRLGDRPLSLRMNRLVWQAEPVATSMLDCVFDAGSETVVLSLPGPLAEALIATVQNGLTLPSEPTRSLILELALEPLLAPLERVTQRHLQLIRTDEAARSGPYLEFDVAYGPLTCKARLFLFSSFDGPVPPAFSALGELLGRLPRQAPKLRPELPVIIAGQIGSLRITIGLVRRAQQGDALLPDAIPFARGQVILTANRLWAPAEIAGDRLILRGPFRLQSHPLKSGHMTTQSEAQQLPSEADIDNLEITLVFECGRWPMPLGTLRSINEGHVFELGRPLDGPVDILANGQQIGRGDIVRIGEELAVRLRGRLAVND; via the coding sequence GTGAAAGCGACGCCTGCGACACAGTTGCCGGGCGGACCCGCGCCATTCAGCCCGGCGTTGACCCTCTCTCATGCTGTGGTCTCGTGGCTCAACGAAATTGCGTCTTTCCGCGTCCCACTGCAAAACCGTCTCGGCGATAGACCGTTATCGTTGCGCATGAACCGGCTGGTCTGGCAGGCGGAGCCGGTTGCGACATCGATGCTCGACTGCGTCTTTGACGCCGGCAGCGAAACGGTCGTCTTGTCCTTGCCCGGTCCGCTGGCAGAAGCGCTGATTGCGACCGTGCAGAATGGTTTAACCTTACCTTCCGAGCCAACTCGTTCGCTGATCCTCGAACTCGCGCTTGAACCGTTGCTCGCTCCACTGGAGAGGGTGACCCAACGGCATTTGCAGCTTATCCGCACCGATGAAGCGGCGAGGTCAGGTCCATATCTTGAATTCGACGTCGCCTATGGTCCGCTCACCTGCAAGGCTCGCCTGTTTCTATTCTCGTCTTTTGACGGTCCGGTTCCGCCGGCGTTCAGCGCCCTTGGGGAGCTGCTTGGCCGATTGCCGCGACAGGCGCCCAAGCTTCGTCCTGAACTCCCTGTCATCATTGCAGGCCAGATTGGATCGCTGCGCATCACAATAGGTCTTGTTCGTCGAGCCCAGCAAGGCGACGCGCTGCTGCCGGATGCAATTCCCTTTGCTCGCGGTCAGGTCATCCTCACCGCGAACCGATTGTGGGCCCCTGCAGAGATTGCCGGCGACAGGCTGATCCTGCGCGGGCCATTCCGTTTGCAATCCCACCCTCTGAAAAGTGGACATATGACGACACAGTCCGAAGCGCAGCAGCTCCCCTCTGAGGCCGATATCGACAATCTCGAGATCACGCTTGTATTCGAATGCGGCCGCTGGCCGATGCCGCTGGGAACCTTGCGAAGCATCAACGAAGGCCATGTGTTCGAACTTGGCAGGCCGCTCGACGGTCCGGTGGATATCCTTGCCAACGGCCAGCAGATCGGACGCGGCGACATCGTGCGGATTGGCGAGGAACTGGCCGTCAGGTTACGCGGCAGGTTGGCGGTCAATGACTGA